The Papilio machaon chromosome 3, ilPapMach1.1, whole genome shotgun sequence genome window below encodes:
- the LOC106712254 gene encoding E3 ubiquitin-protein ligase UBR5 isoform X3 — protein MSSMHFVVHPLPGTEDQLIDRLKEVSERWNRYGTGAGSSALSTLRGVRAVTAGPAHIACLLDDGTICRAAFSIIPDRLDLSKADASKNGGNGGGGSGGGGTSGGKQGGSSGGCGSRQQPRTRARIMRNSIRAAPSSQGSTSRATGVIIGASSSGRVVSVPAPFVPEDLVTQAQVVLQGKSRSLIIRELQRTNLDVNLAVNNLLSRDDEEGEEPEGGEGGDGYVPEDLISLLDSGFHATQQDHSVIIDADAMFSEDIFGYATIRSRNGGGGSGSGGGRAGASREGSSSTQERPSEFSRWRDRQYFGPRRWLESALRDTSWDKDGVDNKKKDSAMSASPLWVSEELEYWDSNIRFTHIAATYSELIAVSSLGQLHQWRWADAHPYQRNDCSSSNSLYHPRGNWLGMMSGERIVNISAAGIRVSVLTDTGRIATFLDESIAHAPGAARLEHPLQTFTEFGSDKAVSLHACSLYTVAKLDSGALYWWGVLPLGQRARLWEKHRARSRKQQRGHSSATPQDLQAGQNVTMKNAPMYQPGAIGFNMSSGVPKVGVLQNAAWNLSDMCRFKLLPPPQLDRSISDKDKRDIQNQSPLTVSSVKASSSGGSGKDSGKDSNKDMADRLDMPPPPSPASSTCSDTSTSHKRAKRVTVRGEEGSSNDGSKRDEEEWPLKEVVFLEDVKSVPLGRVLKVDGAYAAVRFPTMGKDGKEVLPSTTDDWTTVLQDCRLVRKDDLVAVKWGAGSGSGSRGPDCLQRSPRKVALPPELQVITIAVDSRGVHAVVKRPGGALAYAVYAVGATRALTDSVFPTDHEALLGHTNGAGIQLATAAEGSEAVVVMADGNGALYPIARDCVGMVREPPPLNLPPARALTAHALPLQPHGAAHSHHAALKSQVALIIIVPEPQLMMPRVLRCDLEGVRQLLHLLEADNNKQQILSILQERCDGNRNILHACVHMCAPTSNKEPDIVENSSMPNVASGTSGSGNNTDEAVPAISWPPETFEASGDEDSLMGLTNNSKISNGGANGGGAVSADPAERRGNALAALRALCESPVLQPYLMQLLLAKDGMGQTPLMAAVAERAYRAALVLLDAIRSCPEADEAQRSDAIFPPNAHPDHSPLLVLCCNDTCSFTWTGQEHINQDIFECKTCGLTGSLCCCTECAKVCHKGHDCKLKRTSPTAYCDCWEKCRCKALVGGNWAARCDLLARLARDTQLATHFNSRGESILLFLVQTVGRQAVEQRQFRAGGGRGRAPRKQPGSDAEVDTPDHDLEPPRFARRALLHLLGDWAAVEAAVMCGATASEPEGRPGSPSLNQSGTTLLDKFTHALIVKCTNEMLDTLLHTLMREQQNEAVPGRAERAREVARRFVRSVARIFVIFSVEMAPGAAKKRGPLSITSSLVRCRRVFAALVALAVEELVEAADALLAPVRLGVVRPTAPFPLATTYVDLVNGSEDLFGVEPLSTGHTRLGHSRRESNTGGGRGAAAGGASMGGSALAPDRASTPVATEYADDVAEAPSLGGDDDASETDEPAMAAADPTPDAQHDDAMGERGQEQHVVVENGTERAEGGESESELDLLAEVETESDSDDQDNAESAQRSVQTRATQGSDAGIASLLMYPEDESGDSTQPEDEDSEAGETDEQDGEAEPPLHDGEPLERRAAPPARPNLAPHSMQWAIRSREPTRGTTSSAGGVRLTGSSSLVFIDPASLRRSAAAAAAGAHDPHSTSTTASFLARAFGIVIRQIADLLWEYERITLPLPRLVPLAYREALRLQCYLERQLKPTWDWLVTVMDATEAQLRFGASLTSNNAGSAAAEHSRTNATTTRRTTSFTSPATRIIGFSEGPRGRDRDQGVEAGSARREFLAYCLSLLRAHSAEHAEQLPVLDVAALKHVAYVLDALIYYMRAAQPQPHHHPHLWTADENENEEGDEEMVVGGGGTNESDGEGDGARGRTHAFFQRSDSTLCLGCPPPDPFNMTMQDALPLADQPQLLQPNARREDLFGMPRQPVTLPPADDANTGAANPLEVMCLLKVVPRRLGLSSRGAERGWSPPARPASAPPAHTHTMARDEPQDLSCAKDTVTKMDTGSDGEYPSDSDSDEARQIQRKKHHRHPHASTSGSSSRQDRQEAAPPSEFHTLVDTACSIIDAPHQQNIALPKPGVSGSVHEPRPSTSRSPGKTVIVRAGELLSVADPLESQEISAHVTVETTGLTTAPLLPTQVLNAPAQARTCPSLGATVSHDLLLGRWRLSLDLFGRVFTEDVGLEPGSVVAELGGFPVKEVKFRRDMEKLRNSQQKDLTLHKMERDRAKLLQQTFAELNSAFAGQNRRAHSAQPPLAVNRVKVTFRDEPGEGSGVARSFYTSVAEALLANEKLPPLESTSGSGLNSNASNGTSGSSGANAGASANTGTRSSGAGRARAKDTARRVPGRAAPRPPTAREPRRVLSVDARPYSPQAAPGTEGAGYSGDRPGGHNEHLTLHQAQLGERLYPRVHSLHPTFAGKITGMLLELTPAQLLVLLASEDALRQKVREAMDLIVMNPSEAILDLDVFSLSERGGGVGGGGGAALGAGSSAAAADDAAPLFYSPGKRGYYSPRQGRATSERINAFRNVGRIIGLCLLQNELCPMFLNRHVLKYILARPIRFHDLAFFDPVVYESLRQLVADAENGDSHSLFAALDLNFSLEMCEEEGGGCVELVPGGREIEVTALNVYDYVRKYAQHRMLHSQEKALESIRVGVLDVLPESSLEGLTAEDLRLLLNGVGDINVAALVSYTSFNDESGEPPERLVRFKRWLWAIVDKMTHLERQDLVYFWTGSPALPASEEGFQPMPSVTIRPADDAHLPTANTCISRLYIPLYSSRHVLKHKLLLAIKTKNFGFV, from the exons GCGTGGTGTGCGAGCCGTGACCGCCGGCCCCGCCCACATCGCTTGCCTACTTGACGACGGCACGATATGCCGCGCCGCATTCTCCATCATCCCCGACAGGCTCGACTTGAGCAAAGCGGACGCCAGCAAGAACGGTGGGAATGGAGGTGGAGGAAGTGGGGGAGGTGGGACTAGTGGGGGGAAACAAGGCGGCAGCAGTGGCGGCTGCGGCTCTAGACAACAGCCGCGGACTAGGGCTCGCATCATGAGAAACTCAATTCGTGCTGCACCCAGTTCACAAG GGTCTACGAGTCGTGCCACTGGTGTAATTATAGGCGCATCTAGCTCCGGGCGAGTCGTGTCCGTTCCGGCGCCTTTTGTACCGGAGGATTTGGTAACACAGGCTCAAGTTGTTCTTCAAGGAAAAAGTCGCAGTCTCATTATACGAGAATTGCAG CGTACAAACCTGGACGTGAACCTAGCCGTAAACAACTTGCTGTCCCGCGACGATGAGGAGGGCGAGGAGCCAGAGGGTGGCGAGGGCGGCGACGGCTACGTGCCAGAGGACCTCATCTCGCTGCTCGACAGCGGCTTCCACGCCACGCAGCAGGACCATTCCGTCATAATCGACGCCGATGCGATGTTCTCCGAGGACATCTTCGGGTACGCGACTATCAGAAG TCGTAACGGGGGCGGCGGCAGTGGCAGTGGTGGTGGACGCGCGGGCGCCAGCCGCGAGGGCAGTAGCTCCACGCAGGAGCGGCCCTCGGAGTTCAGCAGGTGGCGCGATCGTCAGTACTTCGGCCCAAGGAGGTGGCTCGAATCCGCTCTGAGAGATACATCGTGGGATAAAGATGGAG TTGACAACAAGAAAAAAGATTCTGCAATGAGCGCGTCGCCGCTGTGGGTGTCCGAGGAACTGGAGTACTGGGACAGCAATATCCGCTTCACGCACATTGCGGCCACCTACAGTGAGCTCATCGCAGTCTCCAGCCTCGGCCAGCTGCACCAGTGGCGCTGGGCTGACGCGCATCCTTACCAGCGCAATGAC TGCTCCAGTTCTAACAGTCTGTACCACCCGCGCGGCAACTGGCTCGGCATGATGTCGGGAGAGCGTATCGTCAACATTAGCGCCGCTGGCATTCGAGTTTCCGTGCTCACTGACACAGGCAGAATTGCCACCTTCCTCGATGAGTCTATTG cTCACGCACCGGGCGCCGCTCGCTTGGAGCATCCTCTGCAAACGTTCACGGAGTTTGGCAGTGACAAGGCTGTGTCTCTGCACGCCTGCTCGCTCTACACTGTGGCCAAACTGGACTCTGGAGCTCTCTACTGGTG GGGCGTACTTCCACTGGGCCAGCGCGCTCGCCTGTGGGAGAAGCACCGCGCACGCTCCCGCAAGCAGCAGCGCGGCCACTCGTCCGCGACGCCGCAGGACCTGCAGGCGGGACAAAACGTCACCATGAAGAACGCGCCCATGTACCAGCCCGGCGCTATAG GTTTCAACATGTCCTCGGGTGTGCCGAAAGTGGGCGTGTTGCAAAATGCGGCCTGGAACCTATCGGATATGTGCCGCTTCAAGTTGCTGCCACCGCCTCAGCTTGACCGCTCCATCTCAGATAAAGACAAGAGAGATATTCAG AATCAATCTCCGCTGACTGTGTCCTCCGTGAAAGCGTCCTCTTCCGGCGGAAGTGGCAAGGATAGTGGCAAGGACAGCAATAAGGATATGGCGGACCGCCTGGACATGCCACCGCCGCCCAGCCCCGCCTCTTCTACTTGCAGTGACACCAGCACTTCACACA AACGTGCTAAACGTGTGACCGTTCGTGGTGAGGAAGGTTCTTCCAACGATGGCTCCAAACGTGACGAGGAAGAGTGGCCATTGAAGGAAGTAGTCTTTCTCGAGGATGTGAAGAGCGTGCCATTGGGCCGCGTGCTCAAGGTTGACGGAGCTTACGCGGCAGTGCGGTTCCCGACTATGGGCAAGGACGGCAAGGAGGTGCTGCCCTCCACCACTGATGACTGGACGACCGTGCTTCAAGACTGCCGGCTCGTACGCAAAGATGATTTGGTAGCGGTGAAGTGGGGCGCGGGAAGTGGATCTGGGTCCCGCGGACCGGACTGCCTGCAGCGCTCGCCCAGGAAGGTCGCTCTTCCACCTGAGTTGCAAGTTATTACCATCGCA GTTGACAGTCGCGGGGTGCACGCCGTAGTGAAGCGACCGGGCGGCGCGTTGGCGTACGCCGTATACGCGGTGGGCGCGACTCGTGCGCTTACTGACAGCGTCTTCCCCACTGACCACGAGGCATTGCTCGGTCACACCAACGGAGCCGGTATTCAGCTCGCCACTGCCGCAGAA GGTAGCGAGGCGGTGGTGGTGATGGCGGACGGCAACGGCGCGCTGTACCCCATCGCGCGCGACTGTGTAGGCATGGTGCGCGAGCCACCGCCGCTCAACCTGCCGCCCGCGCGCGCACTCACCGCACACGCGTTGCCGCTGCAGCCGCATGGCGCCGCGCACTCGCACCACGCTGCGCTCAAGTCACAG GTGGCgcttataataatagtaccAGAGCCACAGCTGATGATGCCGCGTGTGCTGCGCTGCGATTTGGAAGGTGTGCGCCAGCTGCTGCATCTACTCGAAGCGGACAACAACA AACAACAAATACTTTCCATCCTTCAAGAACGGTGTGATGGCAACAGGAATATACTACATGCTTGTGTGCACATGTGTGCACCTACATCAAACAAAGAACCCGATATAG TAGAAAATTCTTCGATGCCGAACGTAGCGAGCGGCACTAGTGGCAGCGGAAACAATACCGATGAAGCTGTGCCAGCTATTTCTTGGCCCCCAGAAACATTCGAGGCTTCCGGCGATGAAGACAGTTTAATGGGACTTACTAATAACAG TAAAATATCGAATGGCGGGGCGAACGGCGGCGGTGCGGTGAGCGCTGACCCGGCGGAGCGGCGCGGCAACGCGCTGGCCGCCCTGCGCGCGCTCTGCGAGAGCCCAGTCCTGCAGCCCTACCTCATGCAGCTGCTCCTTGCTAA GGACGGAATGGGCCAAACGCCGTTGATGGCGGCCGTGGCGGAGCGTGCGTACCGCGCGGCGCTCGTGCTGCTGGACGCGATCAGGTCGTGCCCCGAAGCGGACGAGGCGCAACGCTCCGATGCCATCTTCCCGCCCAACGCGCACCCTGACCACTCGCCGCTCCTCGTGCTCTGTTGCAACGACACCTGCAGCTTTACCTGGACAGGACAGGAACATATCAATCAG gATATATTTGAATGCAAGACTTGTGGTCTCACTGGTTCGCTTTGCTGCTGCACTGAATGCGCGAAG GTTTGCCACAAAGGACACGACTGCAAGCTGAAGCGCACGTCGCCGACTGCGTACTGTGACTGCTGGGAGAAGTGCCGCTGCAAGGCGCTGGTGGGCGGCAACTGGGCTGCGCGCTGCGACCTCCTCGCCAGGCTCGCTAGGGACACGCAGCTCGCCACGCATTTTAACTCCAG GGGCGAGTCGATCCTGCTGTTCCTGGTGCAGACGGTAGGGCGGCAGGCGGTGGAGCAGCGTCAGTTCCGCGCTGGCGGAGGGCGGGGTCGCGCGCCGCGCAAGCAGCCCGGCTCCGACGCTGAGGTGGACACGCCCGACCACGACCTCGAGCCGCCGCGGTTCGCAAGACGCGCTCTGCTACATCTACtgg gTGATTGGGCTGCTGTGGAAGCGGCTGTTATGTGTGGCGCCACCGCCTCGGAGCCTGAAGGCCGGCCCGGCAGCCCCTCGCTTAACCAGTCCGGAACCACGCTCCTCGACAAGTTCACACACGCACTCATCGTTAAGTGTACCAATGAA ATGCTAGACACGTTGCTGCACACGCTAATGCGCGAGCAGCAGAATGAGGCGGTGCCGGGACGGGCGGAGCGCGCGCGCGAGGTGGCGCGCCGCTTCGTGCGCTCCGTCGCTAGGATCTTCGTCATATTCAGTGTCGAGATGGCACCAGGCGCAGCCAAGAAGAGAGG GCCACTTTCGATCACATCCTCGTTGGTCCGGTGCCGGCGTGTATTCGCTGCGCTAGTAGCACTTGCCGTGGAGGAGCTGGTGGAGGCAGCCGACGCCCTGCTCGCGCCGGTCCGGCTTGGCGTGGTGCGCCCCACTGCCCCCTTCCCACTTGCCACAACCTACGTCGATCTTGTTAATGGCAGCGAGGATTTGTTTGGAGTCGAGCCCCTATCTACAGGACACACTCGGCTCGGACACAGTCGCAG gGAATCAAACACCGGCGGAGGCCGCGGGGCAGCCGCAGGCGGTGCTTCAATGGGCGGATCAGCGCTGGCTCCTGACAGAGCCTCCACGCCCGTCGCCACTGAATACGCAGATGATGTGGCCGAAGCGCCCTCCCTGGGTGGTGACGACGATGCCTCCGAGACCGACGAGCCTGCCATGGCGGCAGCCGACCCCACCCCGGACGCACAACACGATGATGCAATGGGCGAAAG agGGCAAGAACAACATGTAGTCGTTGAAAACGGCACGGAGCGCGCGGAGGGCGGCGAAAGCGAGAGCGAGCTGGATCTGCTGGCCGAGGTGGAGACAGAGAGTGACTCCGATGACCAGGACAATGCCGAGTCCGCGCAGCGCAGCGTGCAAACTCGCGCCACACAGGGTTCTGATGCCG GTATAGCATCGCTGCTAATGTATCCAGAGGACGAGAGCGGGGACTCAACGCAGCCGGAGGACGAGGACTCGGAGGCGGGCGAGACCGACGAGCAGGACGGCGAGGCCGAGCCTCCGCTGCACGACGGCGAGCCGCTCgagcgccgcgccgcgccgcctgCGCGCCCCAACCTCGCGCCGCACTCCATGCAATGGGCGATACG ATCGCGCGAGCCGACGCGCGGCACGACAAGCAGCGCAGGCGGGGTGCGGCTGACGGGCAGCTCCTCGCTGGTGTTCATCGACCCCGCCTCGCTGCGACGTTCTGCCGCTGCGGCAGCTGCTGGCGCACACGACCCGCACTCCACATCTACCACCGCTTCCTTCTTGGCACGAGCGTTCG gTATTGTCATCCGTCAAATCGCGGATCTACTGTGGGAGTATGAACGTATAACTCTGCCGTTACCGCGCCTGGTGCCTCTGGCCTACCGCGAGGCGCTGCGCCTGCAGTGTTACCTCGAACGACAACTCAAGCCCACTTGGGACTGGCTCGTTACCGTTATGGACGCTACAGAAGCTCAGTTGAG ATTCGGCGCTTCATTGACTTCGAACAACGCGGGCTCTGCGGCAGCGGAACACAGCCGCACCAACGCCACCACCACCCGCCGCACCACCTCTTTCACCTCGCCCGCCACGCGCATCATCGGCTTCTCGGAGGGACCGCGCGGCCGGGATAGAGACCAAG GTGTGGAGGCAGGTAGCGCGCGGCGCGAGTTCCTGGCGTACTGCCTCTCGCTACTGCGCGCGCACAGCGCCGAGCACGCGGAGCAGCTGCCCGTGCTGGACGTGGCCGCGCTCAAGCACGTCGCGTACGTGCTTGACGCGCTCATATACTACATGCGAGCTGCGCAGCCGCAACCGCACCACCACCCACATTTATGGACAGCC GACGAAAATGAAAACGAGGAAGGCGACGAGGAGATGGTAGTGGGTGGCGGAGGCACCAATGAGTCTGACGGCGAGGGCGATGGCGCACGCGGCCGCACGCACGCCTTCTTCCAGCGTTCCGACTCCACGCTCTGTCTGGGATGTCCCCCGCCAGATCCTTTCAATA TGACAATGCAAGATGCACTGCCGCTGGCCGACCAGCCGCAGCTGCTGCAGCCCAACGCGCGCCGCGAGGACCTGTTCGGCATGCCGCGCCAGCCCGTCACCCTGCCGCCCGCCGACGACGCCAACACCGGCGCCGCAAATCCGCTTGAAG TGATGTGCCTGTTGAAAGTGGTTCCTCGTCGGTTGGGTTTGTCGTCGCGCGGAGCTGAGCGCGGCTGGTCGCCGCCCGCGCGCCCCGCCTccgcgccgcccgcgcacACACACACCATGGCGCGCGACGAGCCGCAG GATTTATCCTGTGCTAAAGATACTGTAACAAAAATGGACACCGGAAGTGATGGTGAATATCCATCGGATTCTGATTCTGATGAAGCAAGACAAATCCAAAGGAAGAAACATCACAG GCATCCGCACGCGTCGACGTCTGGTAGCAGCTCGCGGCAGGACCGGCAGGAGGCGGCACCGCCATCGGAGTTCCACACGCTGGTGGACACCGCCTGCTCCATCATAGACGCGCCGCACCAGCAGAACATCGCACTGCCTAAACCgg GAGTGAGCGGATCTGTGCACGAGCCGCGGCCGTCCACCTCGCGCAGCCCCGGCAAGACTGTTATTGTACGTGCT gGCGAATTACTAAGTGTTGCCGATCCTTTAGAGTCGCAGGAGATATCTGCTCACGTGACAGTAGAGACGACCGGCCTCACCACGGCCCCCTTGTTACCTACACAAGTACTTAATGCACCTGCTCAAGC TCGCACTTGTCCGTCACTGGGAGCGACCGTGTCGCACGACCTGCTGTTAGGTCGGTGGCGGCTATCACTGGACCTGTTCGGGCGCGTGTTCACCGAGGACGTGGGCCTCGAGCCCGGCTCCGTGGTCGCCGAGCTCGGCGGCTTCCCAGTCAAGGAGGTCAAGTTCAGGCGCGACATGGAGAAGCTACGCAACTCACAGCAAAAAGATTTGACCCTGCATAAG ATGGAGCGTGATCGTGCGAAGCTACTGCAGCAGACATTCGCGGAGTTGAATAGCGCGTTCGCGGGGCAGAACCGCCGCGCGCACAGCGCACAGCCGCCGCTCGCCGTCAACCGTGTCAAGGTGACGTTCCGCGACGAACCCGGCGAGGGCAGCGGCGTCGCCAGGTCCTTCTACACCAGCGTCGCTGAG gCGCTACTAGCAAACGAGAAACTGCCTCCGCTGGAGTCGACCTCCGGCAGCGGACTCAACAGCAACGCGTCTAACGGCACCTCAGGCTCCAGCGGCGCCAATGCAGGCGCCAGCGCTAACACTGGAACAcg TAGTAGCGGTGCAGGCAGAGCGCGCGCTAAGGACACGGCGCGGCGGGTGCCGGGCAGAGCTGCGCCGCGGCCTCCCACCGCGCGCGAGCCGCGCCGCGTGCTCAGTGTCGATGCGAGGCCGTACTCACCACAG GCTGCACCGGGGACTGAGGGCGCGGGGTACAGTGGCGACCGGCCCGGCGGACACAACGAACATCTCACCCTGCATCAGGCACAACTCGGCGAAAGATTATATCCCAGA gTACATTCTCTCCATCCGACATTTGCGGGCAAAATCACTGGGATGCTGTTAGAATTGACACCTGCCCAACTTTTAGTACTACTTGCCAGTGAAGACGCATTGAGACAGAAAGTGCGAGAGGCCATGGACCTTATAGTTATGAATCCTTCTGAAGCGATACTAG ACCTGGACGTATTCTCGCTGTCGGAACGCGGCGGCGGTGTGGGCGGCGGCGGGGGCGCGGCACTGGGTGCTGGCTCGTCGGCGGCGGCTGCGGACGATGCGGCGCCACTCTTCTACTCGCCAGGCAAGCGCGGCTACTACTCGCCTCGGCAGGGACGCGCCACCTCGGAGCGCATCAACGCCTTTAGGAATGTCGGCAg AATCATCGGGCTGTGTCTGCTACAAAATGAACTGTGCCCAATGTTCCTCAATCGGCACGTGTTGAAATACATACTGGCCCGACCTATACGTTTCCACGATCTCGCGTTCTTCGACCCTGTCGTCTACGAGAGCTTGCGCCAACTCGTCGCCGACGCAGAGAATGGAGATTCTCATTCCTTGTTTGCAGCTCTCGATCTCAACTTTAG TTTGGAAATGTGTGAAGAAGAAGGCGGTGGTTGTGTGGAACTGGTACCCGGTGGCCGAGAAATCGAAGTGACCGCGCTCAACGTGTACGATTACGTGCGCAAGTACGCACAACATCGGATGCTGCACTCGCAGGAAAAAGCGCTCGAG TCGATCCGTGTGGGCGTATTGGATGTGTTACCCGAGTCCTCCTTGGAGGGCTTGACCGCTGAGGACCTGCGGCTCCTGCTGAACGGCGTGGGCGACATCAATGTGGCCGCGCTGGTCTCGTACACAAGCTTCAACGACGAGAGCGGCGAGCCTCCAGAGCGGCTCGTGAGGTTCAAACGTTGGCTCTGGGCCATCGTTGACAAAATGACTCATCTTGAACGACAGGATCTG GTGTACTTCTGGACGGGTTCGCCTGCGTTGCCGGCGTCGGAGGAGGGCTTCCAGCCAATGCCGTCGGTGACAATCCGGCCGGCTGACGACGCGCACCTGCCCACCGCCAACACGTGCATCTCGCGCCTCTACATCCCGCTCTACTCATCGCGACACGTACTCAAGCACAAGCTGCTGCTTgctataaaaactaaaaatttcgGCTTCGTGTAG